A genome region from Sebastes umbrosus isolate fSebUmb1 chromosome 22, fSebUmb1.pri, whole genome shotgun sequence includes the following:
- the stk26 gene encoding serine/threonine-protein kinase 26 encodes MEVPGMQSSQIDPEELFTKLDRIGKGSFGEVFKGIDNRTQSVVAIKTIDLEEAEDEIEDIQQEITVLSQCDSPYITKYYGSYLKGSKLWIIMEYLGGGSALDLLRAGPFDESQIATMLKEILKGLDYLHSEKKIHRDIKAANVLLSEHGQVKLADFGVAGQLTDTQIKRETFVGTPFWMAPEVIQQSAYDSKADIWSLGITAIELAKGEPPNSDMHPMRVLFHIPKSPPPTLSGDFSKSFKEFTEACLNKDPTFRPTAKELLKHKFIVKHCKKTSYLSELIDRYRRWKEEGHSGSSSDDSDGESSNKENSESPEWSFTTVRKKKTEGRKVLNGTGQDQLVKSASLTTVISPVFTELKQQHKEHSEQRLAIEELERNIRLAEEVCPGITDRMVTHIIARFTTT; translated from the exons agTTCTCAGATCGATCCGGAGGAGTTGTTCACTAAACTGGATCGTATTGGAAAAGGATCTTTTGGAGAG GTGTTTAAAGGCATCGATAATCGTACTCAGAGCGTCGTTGCCATTAAGACGATTGACctggaggaggcggaggacgAGATCGAGGACATCCAGCAGGAGATCACGGTTCTCAGTCAGTGCGACAGTCCGTACATCACCAAGTACTACGGCTCCTATCTGAAG ggCAGTAAACTATGGATCATCATGGAGTATCTGGGCGGAGGTTCAGCGCTCGACTTG cttcgGGCGGGTCCGTTTGACGAGTCTCAGATTGCAACCATGCTGAAGGAGATCCTGAAGGGACTCGACTACCTGCACTCCGAGAAGAAGATCCACAGAGACATTAAAG CTGCCAACGTCCTGCTGTCGGAGCACGGTCAGGTGAAGCTGGCGGACTTCGGGGTGGCCGGTCAGCTGACGGACACGCAGATCAAGAGGGAAACCTTCGTGGGAACGCCGTTCTGGATGGCTCCGGAGGTCATCCAGCAGTCCGCCTACGACTCCAAG GCCGATATCTGGTCGCTGGGCATCACGGCCATCGAGCTCGCCAAGGGTGAACCTCCCAACTCAGACATGCATCCGATGCGAGTGCTGTTCCACATCCCCAAGTCTCCTCCTCCGACGCTGAGCGGAGATTTCTCCAAGAGCTTCAAAGAGTTCACCGAGGCGTGCCTCAACAAGGACCCTACCTTC CGTCCGACAGCCAAAGAGCTCCTCAAACACAAGTTCATCGTCAAACACTGTAAGAAGACGTCCTACCTCAGCGAGCTGATCGACAGGTACAGGAGGTGGAAGGAGGAGGGCCACAGCGGCAGCAGCTCCGACGACTCAGACGG GGAGTCCAGTAATAAAGAGAACAGCGAGTCACCTGAGTGGTCCTTCACCACCGTCCGTAAGAAGAAGACGGAGGGCAGGAAGGTCCTCAACGGAACG GGTCAGGATCAGCTGGTTAAATCTGCCAGTCTCACAACAGTCATCTCTCCTGTCTTCACTGAG TTGAAGCAGCAGCACAAGGAGCACTCTGAGCAGCGACTGGCCATCGAGGAGCTGGAACGCAACATCCGATTGGCTGAAGAGGTCTGTCCAGGCATCACGGACAGGATGGTCACACACATCATTGCCAG ATTCACGACCACCTGA